A window of Chitinivibrio alkaliphilus ACht1 contains these coding sequences:
- a CDS encoding ATP-grasp enzyme: MHADSEASLKDILKDLSESHGAVPCIITSGPELNFIIHNFPELYTLLNVMPNPVDEVRVFSNKYETYRKARTVGINTLSSYSMTEAIEKIDDLPYPCIVKWNSEIHLINKNNFKTSVVKSVTELKNLTSSFNQGDLNHLLVQQFIDSSQHCNISYLGYFDNGIPRLGLLVQQLRQYPQGITSYLKEYKGFLSKDLAKSAEQLIGGGSYTGFAEVEFKLTNDMKTAYLLEVNPRTCGWSSALIGKYPNMINHILHGEPLKVNNNLEWFNILRDLRAVLKSTESLPKKVSQLFSFIKPKTVDVFSITDPLPFISPLLEKCTK, encoded by the coding sequence ATGCATGCTGATTCAGAAGCGAGCTTAAAAGATATACTTAAAGATCTCTCAGAATCACACGGCGCCGTTCCCTGTATAATTACAAGTGGGCCCGAACTCAACTTTATAATCCATAATTTTCCTGAGCTTTACACACTTTTGAATGTAATGCCTAATCCCGTTGATGAGGTTCGGGTTTTTTCCAATAAATATGAGACCTATAGAAAAGCTAGGACTGTCGGAATTAATACCCTTTCATCCTATTCTATGACAGAAGCGATTGAAAAAATCGATGACCTTCCATATCCATGCATAGTAAAATGGAATTCTGAAATTCACTTAATTAACAAAAATAACTTTAAAACCTCTGTGGTTAAATCAGTTACTGAATTAAAGAATTTAACATCAAGCTTTAATCAAGGGGATTTAAATCATCTTCTTGTGCAACAATTTATAGATTCCTCTCAGCATTGCAATATCTCATATCTCGGTTATTTTGATAATGGCATACCACGGCTTGGGCTCTTAGTGCAACAGCTAAGACAATATCCACAGGGCATAACATCATATCTAAAGGAATATAAAGGCTTCTTGTCTAAGGATCTTGCAAAAAGTGCAGAGCAACTGATTGGAGGTGGTTCATACACTGGATTTGCGGAGGTTGAATTTAAGCTTACAAACGATATGAAGACAGCATACCTTCTTGAAGTAAATCCTAGAACCTGTGGTTGGTCAAGTGCTTTAATAGGGAAATATCCCAATATGATTAATCATATTTTACATGGTGAGCCATTAAAGGTAAACAACAATTTAGAATGGTTTAATATTCTCCGTGATCTCAGAGCGGTTTTGAAGAGTACCGAGTCTCTACCTAAAAAAGTATCTCAACTTTTCTCTTTTATTAAACCTAAAACTGTTGATGTCTTCTCAATAACTGACCCTCTTCCCTTTATAAGTCCCCTGCTGGAAAAGTGTACAAAATAA